Proteins from a single region of Primulina tabacum isolate GXHZ01 chromosome 5, ASM2559414v2, whole genome shotgun sequence:
- the LOC142545661 gene encoding uncharacterized protein LOC142545661 isoform X1, producing MLPPAYEMILAFPHNLASSAVYKRVSFPSRHHHHPCKRSRLKPFSICSHFNASSLISVNIFHSLLSQIPSLSYLDYIAPTLGFASGLALYLSSKSRKANPEKSSDFDSSIGEWILFSSPTPFNRFVVLRCPSICFPGGELLENVKEKLVEEDTHFVNSNRGRIVLGKSEEDGILEKVAYQRLCVVSDGGGVLSLDWPANLELEEERGLDTTILIVPGTAEGSYEGKIKRLVCECLRRGVFPVVMNPRGCAGSPLTTPRLFTAADSDDIFTAVQFIHKKRPWTTFMSVGWGYGANMLTKYLAEYGERTPLTAAICIDNPFDLEAATRLTMEDMKLTGGLVSILQRNKELFQGRGKRFDVEKALLASSIRDFDSAISMVSHGFDNVDDFYGKSSTLDVVGKVKIPVFFIQNDDGTFPMFSVPRGLIAENPYTSLLLCSYLSLGRDSGLYFSWCLNLAIEWLSAVELGLLKGRHPLLKDVDVTVNPLKGLTLLGGKASSKSDDENKLLNFPNGYSAKNSTSKMLETYDTKAKLQSRSARDIGRMPPQTEGRQAEGSDVGRQLNASDTKIEDEASKSSENERGQVLQTVEVVMNMLDVTMPETLSEEQKKKVLDAVGQGEMLMKALEDAVPEDVRGKLTSSVSEIVQSQRSNIKFNELLKLGHIPYVAPGVNSKLQEKIGLSRGSDDEALFSDQNKRSNEAGDGPHVYMELANQQSEEHEKSKDSGLSQSTGSQLDDNLATEKNKQNGMKNNSENEQFPGHNLSNTSDDNENVTELIANHEFSGQNKGPGESQNISNTLKETERENVEGQSNLKENDNEDAFDVSNDQSEVKEADHINGSSGAPSSTETQPAENEAENNQEKKGKDPQPVSSQINAAPSSFNMSQALEALTGFDDSTQVAVNSVFQAIEGMFDQLQVKREDQNQVKDESDKLDFNRRDMEINLREGTPNLKDLDHDSESVYNLWRNPGVPGYLAAFPYGDPLYKEYLKARLLSELRKFKPAVLDAKSALPLNYFPEDGRWRLLEQIDDGGTSGEKFTTHEGGSRASQIDSDSRSKYTSNIIEPSFVILDSGKQQKINEEFEEMNIASEHTDFGELDKSMLSVKNIIVECLNVEVSRRVSADMEELKLEIARDIEHVANAVSLAARREKEDMCEQNDHPLSAVGSLHSENIMRAISFAIEDTQYLKRVLPVGVIVGSSLASLRKFFNASAFDSNGENDANFHQVQKSDASIIPVDKKEANQRLPVKYKDESSLCPLVSKDDDKITFQRSNDNKVMLGAVTAALGASALLIGQQNTETGGSLMDSLEEEENSEDVSKLEEMPERAQKNVVTSLAEKAMSVASPVVPTTEDGEVDHARLVAMLAELGQKGGILRLVGKVALLWGGIRGAMSVTDRLISFLHFAERTLFQRIIGFIFMVLLLWSPVVIPLFPSLMRSWTTQNPFKIVELTCITGLYISVMIMVVMWGKRIRKYDDPLLQYGLDFTSIPKFKNFSMGLAGGAMLVLLIQLVSSLLGCVQLRWPTTLSSPYSEPVTLMKSYASMLLLIVQGIATATGVATVEELLFRSWLPEEISTDFGYHRGIIISGLAFSLSQRSIWEIPGLWLLSLSLSGARQQSEGSLSLPVGIRTGILACSFILKTGGFLTYRANLPLWFRGGHPSQPFSGVVGVAFSLLLAIIMYPRQSPLHKTKNKQSKQKL from the exons ATGCTGCCGCCTGCGTATGAAATGATCCTCGCTTTTCCTCACAACCTTGCATCTTCAGCAGTCTACAAGCGGGTCTCCTTTCCTTCCCGCCACCATCACCATCCCTGTAAACGCAGCCGTTTGAAGCCCTTTTCTATCTGTAGCCACTTTAATGCTTCATCTTTGATCTCTGTGAATATATTTCATAGCCTACTATCTCAAATTCCTTCGCTGAGCTACCTAGATTACATTGCCCCGACTCTCGGGTTCGCCTCTGGCCTCGCTCTTTATCTTTCTTCTAAATCCCGGAAAGCGAACCCTGAAAAAAGCAGTGATTTTGATTCTTCTATCGGGGAGTGGATTTTGTTTTCGAGCCCTACTCCGTTTAATCGTTTCGTAGTGTTGCGTTGCCCGTCAATTTGTTTCCCTGGAGGTGAGTTGCTGGAGAATGTGAAGGAGAAGCTCGTTGAAGAGGACACGCATTTTGTGAATTCGAACCGCGGGAGGATAGTTCTCGGTAAGAGCGAGGAGGATGGGATTCTGGAGAAGGTGGCGTATCAGAGGCTCTGTGTGGTCTCGGACGGCGGTGGAGTTTTGTCCTTGGATTGGCCGGCCAATTTGGAGTTAGAGGAGGAGCGAGGATTGGATACTACAATTTTGATTGTTCCAGGAACTGCAGAAGGGAGTTATGAGGGGAAAATTAAGCGATTAGTCTGTGAGTGTTTGAGAAGAGGGGTGTTTCCAGTTGTCATGAATCCAAGAGGGTGTGCGGGCTCACCGTTGACCACTCCTCG GTTATTTACAGCGGCTGACAGTGATGATATATTCACAGCTGTTCAGTTTATCCACAAGAAAAGACCGTGGACTACATTTATGAGTGTAGGATGGGGATATGGTGCCAATATGCTGACAAAATACTTGGCTGAATATGGAGAGCGAACACCTCTTACTGCTGCAATATGCATAGACAATCCATTTGACTTAGAGGCGGCCACCCGGTTAACAATGGAGGACATGAAGCTAACCGGAGGGTTGGTCAGTATACTTCAACGTAACAAG GAATTATTTCAAGGTCGAGGAAAAAGATTTGATGTGGAAAAGGCTCTCTTGGCATCATCCATAAGAGATTTTGACAGTGCAATATCAATGGTGTCTCATGGATTTGATAACGTTGACGACTTCTACGGAAAATCCAGTACTCTAGATGTTGTGGGCAAAGTGAAGATTCCTGTTTTTTTCATTCAG AACGATGATGGAACATTTCCAATGTTTTCCGTTCCAAGGGGTTTGATTGCAGAAAATCCATACACGAGTTTGCTTCTCTGTTCTTATTTGTCATTGGGTAGAGATAGTGGTTTATATTTCTCTTGGTGCCTGAACCTAGCCATCGAG TGGCTCAGTGCTGTGGAGCTTGGACTTCTAAAAGGCCGTCATCCGCTTCTGAAAGATGTCGATGTCACCGTAAATCCTTTGAAGGGTTTGACATTGTTAGGTGGTAAAGCTTCTAGTAAATCTGATGATGAAAACAAGCTCCTGAATTTCCCTAATGGCTACTCTGCTAAAAATTCTACGTCAAAGATGCTGGAGACGTATGATACTAAGGCGAAACTTCAGTCAAGATCTGCAAGAGATATAGGAAGGATGCCTCCTCAAACTGAAGGACGGCAAGCCGAGGGCAGTGATGTAGGACGCCAACTTAATGCTAGTGATACAAAAATAGAAGACGAAGCATCTAAATCTTCTGAGAATGAAAGAGGACAAGTGCTACAAACTGTGGAAGTGGTCATGAATATGCTTGACGTGACCATGCCAGAAACTCTTTCAGAAGAACAGAAAAAGAAG GTTCTTGATGCTGTGGGTCAAGGGGAGATGCTGATGAAAGCGTTGGAAGATGCTGTGCCTGAAGATGTACGTGGAAAGCTTACTAgctctgtttctgaaattgtGCAGAGTCAAAGATCTAATATAAAGTTTAACGAACTCTTGAAATTGGGGCACATTCCTTACGTAGCACCAGGAGTGAACTCAAAATTGCAAGAAAAAATTGGACTATCAAGAGGAAGTGATGACGAGGCTCTCTTTTCTGATCAAAATAAAAGGAGCAATGAAGCTGGAGATGGTCCTCATGTATATATGGAGTTAGCGAATCAGCAATCAGAAGAACATGAAAAATCTAAGGATTCAGGTTTGAGTCAATCTACAGGCAGCCAATTGGACGACAATCTTGCCACAGAAAAAAACAAACAGAATGGTATGAAAAATAATTCTGAAAACGAACAATTTCCTGGGCATAATTTATCAAACACCTCTGATGACAATGAAAATGTGACAGAACTGATTGCTAACCACGAGTTTTCAGGCCAGAACAAAGGGCCTGGTGAATCCCAGAATATTTCCAACACCCTGAAGGAAACAGAAAGAGAAAATGTTGAAGGTCAATCAAACCTGAAAGAAAATGATAATGAGGACGCGTTTGATGTATCAAATGATCAAAGTGAGGTGAAGGAAGCTGATCACATTAATGGGAGTTCTGGTGCTCCATCCTCTACGGAGACTCAACCCGCAGAAAATGAAGCAGAAAACAATCAGGAGAAGAAAGGGAAAGATCCACAACCTGTTTCAAGTCAAATTAATGCTGCCCCCTCCAGCTTCAATATGTCGCAGGCGTTAGAAGCCTTAACAGGGTTTGATGATTCCACTCAAGTTGCTGTTAATAGTGTATTTCAGGCAATTGAGGGcatgtttgatcagttgcaggtgAAAAGAGAAGATCAGAATCAAGTGAAGGATGAAAGCGATAAACTAGATTTCAATAGAAGGGACATGGAAATAAATTTGAGGGAAGGCACTCCCAATCTCAAGGATCTTGACCATGACTCAGAAAGTGTGTATAATCTCTGGAGAAACCCAG GGGTTCCAGGTTATTTGGCTGCTTTTCCATATGGGGACCCACTTTACAAGGAATACCTCAAGGCTCGCCTTCTTTCAGAGTTGAGAAAATTCAAGCCTGCAGTTTTGGATGCAAAGTCAGCTTTGCCTCTCAACTACTTCCCCGAAGATGGTCGGTGGAGACTCCTGGAACAAATAGACGATGGTGGTACGTCCGGTGAAAAATTTACAACTCATGAAGGTGGTTCTAGGGCTAGCCAGATAGATTCTGATTCTAGATCTAAGTATACTAGCAATATCATTGAACCCTCTTTTGTGATACTGGATTCTGGAAAGCAGCAGAAAATAAATGAAGAATTTGAGGAAATGAACATTGCATCTGAGCACACTGACTTCGGCGAGTTGGATAAGTCGATGCtttctgttaaaaatattatagtaGAATGTTTAAATGTAGAAGTTTCTAGGAGGGTCAGTGCTGACATGGAAGAACTGAAGCTTGAAATAGCTAGGGATATAGAACATGTCGCAAATGCTGTGTCTCTGGCTGCAAGGCGCGAAAAGGAAGACATGTGCGAGCAGAATGACCATCCGTTGAGTGCAGTTGGCTCTCTTCACAGCGAGAATATAATGAGAGCTATTTCATTTGCTATTGAGGATACCCAATATTTAAAAAGAGTACTGCCTGTTGGGGTTATTGTTGGCTCTAGTTTAGCTTCACTTAGAAAATTCTTCAATGCATCTGCATTTGATAGTAATGGTGAAAACGATGCAAATTTTCATCAGGTTCAAAAGTCAGATGCCAGTATTATTCCAGTTGACAAAAAAGAGGCTAATCAGCGGCTTCCAGTGAAATACAAAGATGAAAGCAGTCTTTGCCCGCTGGTTAGCAAAGATGATGATAAGATTACTTTCCAACGTTCAAACGACAATAAAGTAATGCTAGGCGCTGTTACAGCTGCTCTAGGGGCATCTGCATTGCTTATTGGTCAACAG AACACTGAGACTGGTGGATCTTTAATGGACTCCCTTGAGGAGGAAGAAAATAGTGAAGATGTCTCCAAGCTTGAAGAAATGCCAGAGAGAGCTCAGAAAAATGTAGTCACAAGTCTTGCGGAAAAAGCAATGTCTGTTGCTAGTCCTGTGGTTCCTACAACAGAAGATGGGGAAGTGGATCATGCAAG GCTGGTAGCCATGCTAGCAGAACTGGGACAGAAGGGGGGAATTTTGAGACTGGTTGGAAAAGTTGCGCTTCTTTGGGGTGGAATACGTGGTGCAATGAGTGTAACTGACAGGCTCATTTCATTTCTGCATTTTGCTGAACGTACACTGTTTCAGAG AATTATTGGCTTTATATTCATGGTGCTGCTTCTATGGTCACCTGTTGTCATTCCACTGTTTCCATCTCTAATGCGAAGTTGGACGACTCAAAATCCGTTCAAAATTGTCGAGCTTACTTGCATAACTGGACTGTATATTTCCGTAATGATAATGGTGGTGATGTGGGGGAAAAGAATTCGCAAGTATGATGATCCGTTGCTGCAATATGGTCTGGATTTTACTTCAATACCTAAG TTTAAAAACTTCTCGATGGGTCTTGCTGGAGGGGCAATGCTTGTTTTACTGATACAGTTAGTAAGCTCCTTACTTGGCTGCGTGCAATTGCGTTGGCCTACTACTTTATCTTCACCATACTCAGAACCCGTTACATTGATGAAGTCATATGCAAGTATGCTTTTGCTGATTGTTCAAGGAATTGCCACTGCAACTGGTGTTGCAACTGTGGAGGAATTGCTCTTTCGTTCATGGTTGCCCGAGGAAATTTCTACCGATTTTGGTTATCACCGCGGAATAATTATTTCTGGGCTTGCATTTTCTTTATCTCAAAG ATCAATATGGGAAATACCGGGATTATGGTTACTGTCCCTGAGTTTGTCTGGAGCTCGTCAACAAAGTGAAGGTAGCCTCTCCCTTCCGGTCGGGATCCGTACAGGGATACTGGCTTGCAGTTTCATCTTAAAAACGGGTGGCTTTTTGACATATCGAGCTAATCTCCCTCTATGGTTTAGAGGTGGCCACCCTTCTCAGCCATTTAGTGGAGTTGTTGGTGTTGCATTCTCGTTACTTTTGGCGATCATCATGTACCCACGTCAGTCACCTCTTCACAAGACAAAAAACAAGCAGAGCAAGCAAAAACTGTAG
- the LOC142545661 gene encoding uncharacterized protein LOC142545661 isoform X3: protein MLPPAYEMILAFPHNLASSAVYKRVSFPSRHHHHPCKRSRLKPFSICSHFNASSLISVNIFHSLLSQIPSLSYLDYIAPTLGFASGLALYLSSKSRKANPEKSSDFDSSIGEWILFSSPTPFNRFVVLRCPSICFPGGELLENVKEKLVEEDTHFVNSNRGRIVLGKSEEDGILEKVAYQRLCVVSDGGGVLSLDWPANLELEEERGLDTTILIVPGTAEGSYEGKIKRLVCECLRRGVFPVVMNPRGCAGSPLTTPRLFTAADSDDIFTAVQFIHKKRPWTTFMSVGWGYGANMLTKYLAEYGERTPLTAAICIDNPFDLEAATRLTMEDMKLTGGLVSILQRNKELFQGRGKRFDVEKALLASSIRDFDSAISMVSHGFDNVDDFYGKSSTLDVVGKVKIPVFFIQNDDGTFPMFSVPRGLIAENPYTSLLLCSYLSLGRDSGLYFSWCLNLAIEWLSAVELGLLKGRHPLLKDVDVTVNPLKGLTLLGGKASSKSDDENKLLNFPNGYSAKNSTSKMLETYDTKAKLQSRSARDIGRMPPQTEGRQAEGSDVGRQLNASDTKIEDEASKSSENERGQVLQTVEVVMNMLDVTMPETLSEEQKKKVLDAVGQGEMLMKALEDAVPEDVRGKLTSSVSEIVQSQRSNIKFNELLKLGHIPYVAPGVNSKLQEKIGLSRGSDDEALFSDQNKRSNEAGDGPHVYMELANQQSEEHEKSKDSGLSQSTGSQLDDNLATEKNKQNGQNKGPGESQNISNTLKETERENVEGQSNLKENDNEDAFDVSNDQSEVKEADHINGSSGAPSSTETQPAENEAENNQEKKGKDPQPVSSQINAAPSSFNMSQALEALTGFDDSTQVAVNSVFQAIEGMFDQLQVKREDQNQVKDESDKLDFNRRDMEINLREGTPNLKDLDHDSESVYNLWRNPGVPGYLAAFPYGDPLYKEYLKARLLSELRKFKPAVLDAKSALPLNYFPEDGRWRLLEQIDDGGTSGEKFTTHEGGSRASQIDSDSRSKYTSNIIEPSFVILDSGKQQKINEEFEEMNIASEHTDFGELDKSMLSVKNIIVECLNVEVSRRVSADMEELKLEIARDIEHVANAVSLAARREKEDMCEQNDHPLSAVGSLHSENIMRAISFAIEDTQYLKRVLPVGVIVGSSLASLRKFFNASAFDSNGENDANFHQVQKSDASIIPVDKKEANQRLPVKYKDESSLCPLVSKDDDKITFQRSNDNKVMLGAVTAALGASALLIGQQNTETGGSLMDSLEEEENSEDVSKLEEMPERAQKNVVTSLAEKAMSVASPVVPTTEDGEVDHARLVAMLAELGQKGGILRLVGKVALLWGGIRGAMSVTDRLISFLHFAERTLFQRIIGFIFMVLLLWSPVVIPLFPSLMRSWTTQNPFKIVELTCITGLYISVMIMVVMWGKRIRKYDDPLLQYGLDFTSIPKFKNFSMGLAGGAMLVLLIQLVSSLLGCVQLRWPTTLSSPYSEPVTLMKSYASMLLLIVQGIATATGVATVEELLFRSWLPEEISTDFGYHRGIIISGLAFSLSQRSIWEIPGLWLLSLSLSGARQQSEGSLSLPVGIRTGILACSFILKTGGFLTYRANLPLWFRGGHPSQPFSGVVGVAFSLLLAIIMYPRQSPLHKTKNKQSKQKL, encoded by the exons ATGCTGCCGCCTGCGTATGAAATGATCCTCGCTTTTCCTCACAACCTTGCATCTTCAGCAGTCTACAAGCGGGTCTCCTTTCCTTCCCGCCACCATCACCATCCCTGTAAACGCAGCCGTTTGAAGCCCTTTTCTATCTGTAGCCACTTTAATGCTTCATCTTTGATCTCTGTGAATATATTTCATAGCCTACTATCTCAAATTCCTTCGCTGAGCTACCTAGATTACATTGCCCCGACTCTCGGGTTCGCCTCTGGCCTCGCTCTTTATCTTTCTTCTAAATCCCGGAAAGCGAACCCTGAAAAAAGCAGTGATTTTGATTCTTCTATCGGGGAGTGGATTTTGTTTTCGAGCCCTACTCCGTTTAATCGTTTCGTAGTGTTGCGTTGCCCGTCAATTTGTTTCCCTGGAGGTGAGTTGCTGGAGAATGTGAAGGAGAAGCTCGTTGAAGAGGACACGCATTTTGTGAATTCGAACCGCGGGAGGATAGTTCTCGGTAAGAGCGAGGAGGATGGGATTCTGGAGAAGGTGGCGTATCAGAGGCTCTGTGTGGTCTCGGACGGCGGTGGAGTTTTGTCCTTGGATTGGCCGGCCAATTTGGAGTTAGAGGAGGAGCGAGGATTGGATACTACAATTTTGATTGTTCCAGGAACTGCAGAAGGGAGTTATGAGGGGAAAATTAAGCGATTAGTCTGTGAGTGTTTGAGAAGAGGGGTGTTTCCAGTTGTCATGAATCCAAGAGGGTGTGCGGGCTCACCGTTGACCACTCCTCG GTTATTTACAGCGGCTGACAGTGATGATATATTCACAGCTGTTCAGTTTATCCACAAGAAAAGACCGTGGACTACATTTATGAGTGTAGGATGGGGATATGGTGCCAATATGCTGACAAAATACTTGGCTGAATATGGAGAGCGAACACCTCTTACTGCTGCAATATGCATAGACAATCCATTTGACTTAGAGGCGGCCACCCGGTTAACAATGGAGGACATGAAGCTAACCGGAGGGTTGGTCAGTATACTTCAACGTAACAAG GAATTATTTCAAGGTCGAGGAAAAAGATTTGATGTGGAAAAGGCTCTCTTGGCATCATCCATAAGAGATTTTGACAGTGCAATATCAATGGTGTCTCATGGATTTGATAACGTTGACGACTTCTACGGAAAATCCAGTACTCTAGATGTTGTGGGCAAAGTGAAGATTCCTGTTTTTTTCATTCAG AACGATGATGGAACATTTCCAATGTTTTCCGTTCCAAGGGGTTTGATTGCAGAAAATCCATACACGAGTTTGCTTCTCTGTTCTTATTTGTCATTGGGTAGAGATAGTGGTTTATATTTCTCTTGGTGCCTGAACCTAGCCATCGAG TGGCTCAGTGCTGTGGAGCTTGGACTTCTAAAAGGCCGTCATCCGCTTCTGAAAGATGTCGATGTCACCGTAAATCCTTTGAAGGGTTTGACATTGTTAGGTGGTAAAGCTTCTAGTAAATCTGATGATGAAAACAAGCTCCTGAATTTCCCTAATGGCTACTCTGCTAAAAATTCTACGTCAAAGATGCTGGAGACGTATGATACTAAGGCGAAACTTCAGTCAAGATCTGCAAGAGATATAGGAAGGATGCCTCCTCAAACTGAAGGACGGCAAGCCGAGGGCAGTGATGTAGGACGCCAACTTAATGCTAGTGATACAAAAATAGAAGACGAAGCATCTAAATCTTCTGAGAATGAAAGAGGACAAGTGCTACAAACTGTGGAAGTGGTCATGAATATGCTTGACGTGACCATGCCAGAAACTCTTTCAGAAGAACAGAAAAAGAAG GTTCTTGATGCTGTGGGTCAAGGGGAGATGCTGATGAAAGCGTTGGAAGATGCTGTGCCTGAAGATGTACGTGGAAAGCTTACTAgctctgtttctgaaattgtGCAGAGTCAAAGATCTAATATAAAGTTTAACGAACTCTTGAAATTGGGGCACATTCCTTACGTAGCACCAGGAGTGAACTCAAAATTGCAAGAAAAAATTGGACTATCAAGAGGAAGTGATGACGAGGCTCTCTTTTCTGATCAAAATAAAAGGAGCAATGAAGCTGGAGATGGTCCTCATGTATATATGGAGTTAGCGAATCAGCAATCAGAAGAACATGAAAAATCTAAGGATTCAGGTTTGAGTCAATCTACAGGCAGCCAATTGGACGACAATCTTGCCACAGAAAAAAACAAACAGAATG GCCAGAACAAAGGGCCTGGTGAATCCCAGAATATTTCCAACACCCTGAAGGAAACAGAAAGAGAAAATGTTGAAGGTCAATCAAACCTGAAAGAAAATGATAATGAGGACGCGTTTGATGTATCAAATGATCAAAGTGAGGTGAAGGAAGCTGATCACATTAATGGGAGTTCTGGTGCTCCATCCTCTACGGAGACTCAACCCGCAGAAAATGAAGCAGAAAACAATCAGGAGAAGAAAGGGAAAGATCCACAACCTGTTTCAAGTCAAATTAATGCTGCCCCCTCCAGCTTCAATATGTCGCAGGCGTTAGAAGCCTTAACAGGGTTTGATGATTCCACTCAAGTTGCTGTTAATAGTGTATTTCAGGCAATTGAGGGcatgtttgatcagttgcaggtgAAAAGAGAAGATCAGAATCAAGTGAAGGATGAAAGCGATAAACTAGATTTCAATAGAAGGGACATGGAAATAAATTTGAGGGAAGGCACTCCCAATCTCAAGGATCTTGACCATGACTCAGAAAGTGTGTATAATCTCTGGAGAAACCCAG GGGTTCCAGGTTATTTGGCTGCTTTTCCATATGGGGACCCACTTTACAAGGAATACCTCAAGGCTCGCCTTCTTTCAGAGTTGAGAAAATTCAAGCCTGCAGTTTTGGATGCAAAGTCAGCTTTGCCTCTCAACTACTTCCCCGAAGATGGTCGGTGGAGACTCCTGGAACAAATAGACGATGGTGGTACGTCCGGTGAAAAATTTACAACTCATGAAGGTGGTTCTAGGGCTAGCCAGATAGATTCTGATTCTAGATCTAAGTATACTAGCAATATCATTGAACCCTCTTTTGTGATACTGGATTCTGGAAAGCAGCAGAAAATAAATGAAGAATTTGAGGAAATGAACATTGCATCTGAGCACACTGACTTCGGCGAGTTGGATAAGTCGATGCtttctgttaaaaatattatagtaGAATGTTTAAATGTAGAAGTTTCTAGGAGGGTCAGTGCTGACATGGAAGAACTGAAGCTTGAAATAGCTAGGGATATAGAACATGTCGCAAATGCTGTGTCTCTGGCTGCAAGGCGCGAAAAGGAAGACATGTGCGAGCAGAATGACCATCCGTTGAGTGCAGTTGGCTCTCTTCACAGCGAGAATATAATGAGAGCTATTTCATTTGCTATTGAGGATACCCAATATTTAAAAAGAGTACTGCCTGTTGGGGTTATTGTTGGCTCTAGTTTAGCTTCACTTAGAAAATTCTTCAATGCATCTGCATTTGATAGTAATGGTGAAAACGATGCAAATTTTCATCAGGTTCAAAAGTCAGATGCCAGTATTATTCCAGTTGACAAAAAAGAGGCTAATCAGCGGCTTCCAGTGAAATACAAAGATGAAAGCAGTCTTTGCCCGCTGGTTAGCAAAGATGATGATAAGATTACTTTCCAACGTTCAAACGACAATAAAGTAATGCTAGGCGCTGTTACAGCTGCTCTAGGGGCATCTGCATTGCTTATTGGTCAACAG AACACTGAGACTGGTGGATCTTTAATGGACTCCCTTGAGGAGGAAGAAAATAGTGAAGATGTCTCCAAGCTTGAAGAAATGCCAGAGAGAGCTCAGAAAAATGTAGTCACAAGTCTTGCGGAAAAAGCAATGTCTGTTGCTAGTCCTGTGGTTCCTACAACAGAAGATGGGGAAGTGGATCATGCAAG GCTGGTAGCCATGCTAGCAGAACTGGGACAGAAGGGGGGAATTTTGAGACTGGTTGGAAAAGTTGCGCTTCTTTGGGGTGGAATACGTGGTGCAATGAGTGTAACTGACAGGCTCATTTCATTTCTGCATTTTGCTGAACGTACACTGTTTCAGAG AATTATTGGCTTTATATTCATGGTGCTGCTTCTATGGTCACCTGTTGTCATTCCACTGTTTCCATCTCTAATGCGAAGTTGGACGACTCAAAATCCGTTCAAAATTGTCGAGCTTACTTGCATAACTGGACTGTATATTTCCGTAATGATAATGGTGGTGATGTGGGGGAAAAGAATTCGCAAGTATGATGATCCGTTGCTGCAATATGGTCTGGATTTTACTTCAATACCTAAG TTTAAAAACTTCTCGATGGGTCTTGCTGGAGGGGCAATGCTTGTTTTACTGATACAGTTAGTAAGCTCCTTACTTGGCTGCGTGCAATTGCGTTGGCCTACTACTTTATCTTCACCATACTCAGAACCCGTTACATTGATGAAGTCATATGCAAGTATGCTTTTGCTGATTGTTCAAGGAATTGCCACTGCAACTGGTGTTGCAACTGTGGAGGAATTGCTCTTTCGTTCATGGTTGCCCGAGGAAATTTCTACCGATTTTGGTTATCACCGCGGAATAATTATTTCTGGGCTTGCATTTTCTTTATCTCAAAG ATCAATATGGGAAATACCGGGATTATGGTTACTGTCCCTGAGTTTGTCTGGAGCTCGTCAACAAAGTGAAGGTAGCCTCTCCCTTCCGGTCGGGATCCGTACAGGGATACTGGCTTGCAGTTTCATCTTAAAAACGGGTGGCTTTTTGACATATCGAGCTAATCTCCCTCTATGGTTTAGAGGTGGCCACCCTTCTCAGCCATTTAGTGGAGTTGTTGGTGTTGCATTCTCGTTACTTTTGGCGATCATCATGTACCCACGTCAGTCACCTCTTCACAAGACAAAAAACAAGCAGAGCAAGCAAAAACTGTAG